A genomic region of Magnolia sinica isolate HGM2019 chromosome 6, MsV1, whole genome shotgun sequence contains the following coding sequences:
- the LOC131248094 gene encoding uncharacterized protein LOC131248094 isoform X1, with translation MMFVIRGRGMSSCIYNNNMIIAAPLFAHRPTPISIPLFTPKGSQIARKTRIFSQHGSSCCCRFNSRSIGEKPRSPDLVDLEYADLNLNYNFGEVGHVRIRQHVNPLSSSFMVPVQAPNWKEVFKDSTLPLMVDIGSGSGRFLIWLAKRFPESKNYFGLEIRHKLVKRAQFWVKELGLKNISFMFANAAVCFEELVSTYPGPLVFVSILCPDPHFKKRHQKRRVLQKPLVDSISKNLSLAGQVFVQSDVLEVALDMRNQFDARPDEFEHMDGLDPNILCDPEGWLLSNPLGIRTEGEIHAQSEGAKIYRRMYQKRTPYPNPRKEDTNKRSSKDLPLLSCSR, from the exons ATGATGTTTGTAATTAGAGGGAGGGGAATGAGCAGTTGTATCTATAACAATAACATGATAATAGCAGCGCCTCTATTTGCACATCGTCCCACTCCAATCTCCATACCCCTTTTCACCCCCAAAGGCAGCCAAATAGCGAGAAAAACGAGGATATTTTCCCAACATGGTAGCAGTTGTTGCTGCAGATTCAACAGCCGAAGCATAGGTGAGAAGCCCAGAAGCCCCGACCTTGTCGACTTGGAGTACGCTGACCTCAACCTCAACTACAATTTTGGCGAG GTGGGTCACGTTCGAATCCGTCAGCATGTGAACCCCCTCTCCTCTTCTTTTATG GTCCCCGTGCAAGCACCCAACTGGAAAGAAGTTTTCAAGGACTCGACATTGCCACTAATGGTAGATATTGGCAGTG GTAGTGGCAGATTTCTCATTTGGCTTGCAAAACGATTCCCTGAATCCAAGAATTACTTTGGATTGGAAATAAGACACAAA TTGGTTAAACGCGCGCAATTCTGGGTGAAAGAACTAGGTCTTAAGAACAT CTCTTTCATGTTTGCAAATGCAGCAGTTTGTTTTGAAGAGCTCGTGTCTACTTACCCTGGACCTTTAGTGTTTGTTTCCATCTTG tgtccaGACCCACATTTCAAGAAAAGGCATCAAAAAAGAAGAGTGCTGCAGAAGCCCTTAGTGGATTCTATTTCAAAGAATTTGAGTCTTGCTGGACAG GTTTTTGTGCAGTCGGATGTGCTGGAAGTGGCACTTGACATGAGGAATCAATTTGATGCCCGGCCTGATGAATTTGAACACATGGATGGTCTTGACCCCAATATTCTATGTGACCCCGAAGGATGGCTCTTAAGCAACCCACTGGGAATTCGAACCGAAGGAGAGATACATGCACAGTCGGAAGGGGCAAAAATATACAGAAGGATGTACCAGAAGCGAACACCCTA TCCCAATCCAAGGAAAGAGGATACTAATAAAAGATCAAGCAAAGATCTACCTCTCTTGTCTTGTTCTAGGTAG
- the LOC131248094 gene encoding uncharacterized protein LOC131248094 isoform X2 — protein sequence MMFVIRGRGMSSCIYNNNMIIAAPLFAHRPTPISIPLFTPKGSQIARKTRIFSQHGSSCCCRFNSRSIGEKPRSPDLVDLEYADLNLNYNFGEVGHVRIRQHVNPLSSSFMVPVQAPNWKEVFKDSTLPLMVDIGSGSGRFLIWLAKRFPESKNYFGLEIRHKLVKRAQFWVKELGLKNISFMFANAAVCFEELVSTYPGPLVFVSILCPDPHFKKRHQKRRVLQKPLVDSISKNLSLAGQVFVQSDVLEVALDMRNQFDARPDEFEHMDGLDPNILCDPEGWLLSNPLGIRTEGEIHAQSEGAKIYRRMYQKRTP from the exons ATGATGTTTGTAATTAGAGGGAGGGGAATGAGCAGTTGTATCTATAACAATAACATGATAATAGCAGCGCCTCTATTTGCACATCGTCCCACTCCAATCTCCATACCCCTTTTCACCCCCAAAGGCAGCCAAATAGCGAGAAAAACGAGGATATTTTCCCAACATGGTAGCAGTTGTTGCTGCAGATTCAACAGCCGAAGCATAGGTGAGAAGCCCAGAAGCCCCGACCTTGTCGACTTGGAGTACGCTGACCTCAACCTCAACTACAATTTTGGCGAG GTGGGTCACGTTCGAATCCGTCAGCATGTGAACCCCCTCTCCTCTTCTTTTATG GTCCCCGTGCAAGCACCCAACTGGAAAGAAGTTTTCAAGGACTCGACATTGCCACTAATGGTAGATATTGGCAGTG GTAGTGGCAGATTTCTCATTTGGCTTGCAAAACGATTCCCTGAATCCAAGAATTACTTTGGATTGGAAATAAGACACAAA TTGGTTAAACGCGCGCAATTCTGGGTGAAAGAACTAGGTCTTAAGAACAT CTCTTTCATGTTTGCAAATGCAGCAGTTTGTTTTGAAGAGCTCGTGTCTACTTACCCTGGACCTTTAGTGTTTGTTTCCATCTTG tgtccaGACCCACATTTCAAGAAAAGGCATCAAAAAAGAAGAGTGCTGCAGAAGCCCTTAGTGGATTCTATTTCAAAGAATTTGAGTCTTGCTGGACAG GTTTTTGTGCAGTCGGATGTGCTGGAAGTGGCACTTGACATGAGGAATCAATTTGATGCCCGGCCTGATGAATTTGAACACATGGATGGTCTTGACCCCAATATTCTATGTGACCCCGAAGGATGGCTCTTAAGCAACCCACTGGGAATTCGAACCGAAGGAGAGATACATGCACAGTCGGAAGGGGCAAAAATATACAGAAGGATGTACCAGAAGCGAACACCCTA A
- the LOC131248094 gene encoding uncharacterized protein LOC131248094 isoform X3, giving the protein MMFVIRGRGMSSCIYNNNMIIAAPLFAHRPTPISIPLFTPKGSQIARKTRIFSQHGSSCCCRFNSRSIGEKPRSPDLVDLEYADLNLNYNFGEVGHVRIRQHVNPLSSSFMVPVQAPNWKEVFKDSTLPLMVDIGSGSGRFLIWLAKRFPESKNYFGLEIRHKLVKRAQFWVKELGLKNISFMFANAAVCFEELVSTYPGPLVFVSILCPDPHFKKRHQKRRVLQKPLVDSISKNLSLAGQVCTSTDALYQKEGFCAVGCAGSGT; this is encoded by the exons ATGATGTTTGTAATTAGAGGGAGGGGAATGAGCAGTTGTATCTATAACAATAACATGATAATAGCAGCGCCTCTATTTGCACATCGTCCCACTCCAATCTCCATACCCCTTTTCACCCCCAAAGGCAGCCAAATAGCGAGAAAAACGAGGATATTTTCCCAACATGGTAGCAGTTGTTGCTGCAGATTCAACAGCCGAAGCATAGGTGAGAAGCCCAGAAGCCCCGACCTTGTCGACTTGGAGTACGCTGACCTCAACCTCAACTACAATTTTGGCGAG GTGGGTCACGTTCGAATCCGTCAGCATGTGAACCCCCTCTCCTCTTCTTTTATG GTCCCCGTGCAAGCACCCAACTGGAAAGAAGTTTTCAAGGACTCGACATTGCCACTAATGGTAGATATTGGCAGTG GTAGTGGCAGATTTCTCATTTGGCTTGCAAAACGATTCCCTGAATCCAAGAATTACTTTGGATTGGAAATAAGACACAAA TTGGTTAAACGCGCGCAATTCTGGGTGAAAGAACTAGGTCTTAAGAACAT CTCTTTCATGTTTGCAAATGCAGCAGTTTGTTTTGAAGAGCTCGTGTCTACTTACCCTGGACCTTTAGTGTTTGTTTCCATCTTG tgtccaGACCCACATTTCAAGAAAAGGCATCAAAAAAGAAGAGTGCTGCAGAAGCCCTTAGTGGATTCTATTTCAAAGAATTTGAGTCTTGCTGGACAGGTTTGCACTTCTACAGACGCTCTTTATCAGAAGGAAG GTTTTTGTGCAGTCGGATGTGCTGGAAGTGGCACTTGA